A region from the Arachis ipaensis cultivar K30076 chromosome B01, Araip1.1, whole genome shotgun sequence genome encodes:
- the LOC107641248 gene encoding probable WRKY transcription factor 32 isoform X2 yields MNCRGALLRRIWMSKLKVSRSFHAQETDGPREKETIASEAVQPPPTQIENQPQVSACSTPLSELSPTSVTQSLSSVPSQIVPKQKMPPLKINNVHVPQLDKKIPSGGKHVSCGSVARVSVSDGYSWRKYGQKQVKSPTGSRSYYRCTHSECSAKKIECNDDVGRVIDVVYKSQHSHDPPHKPNSTRESKLVSSSEPPNVENKVSQQLSIRGLKNSDPSPSKEPLQDAPRTADKKRPNSSNLSDNGKVILKEEHVNEPEPKKRMKKDDLADLDSPVKSGKKSRFVVHAEGDVGISGDGYRWRKYGQKMVKGNPHPRNYYRCTSAGCPVRKHIETAVDNSNAVIITYKGVHDHDMPVPKKRRGPPSAPLVAAAAPASMNNSQSKKKPDSPQKQNKSTQWSVDTEGELSGEAMDLGGEKAMESARTLLSIGFEIKPC; encoded by the exons ATG AATTGCAGGGGAGCCCTGCTACGCCGGATATGGATGTCAAAGCTGAAAGTAAG TAGGTCATTTCATGCTCAGGAGACAGATGGACCTCGTGAAAAGGAAACTATTGCAAGTGAAGCAGTACAACCACCTCCAACTCAGATAGAAAATCAGCCACAGGTGTCTGCATGTTCAACTCCATTGTCAGAACTGTCACCAACCTCTGTTACACAATCTTTATCATCTGTTCCTAGTCAAATTGTCCCCAAACAGAAAATGCCACCTTTGAAGATTAATAATGTTCATGTGCCACAATTGGACAAAAAAATTCCTTCTGGTGGCAAACATGTTTCTTGTGGTTCTGTTGCAAGGGTTTCAGTTTCTGATGGTTACAGCTGGCGGAAGTATGGTCAGAAGCAAGTGAAGAGTCCCACAGGGTCTCGAAGCTATTACAGGTGTACTCATTCAGAATGTTCTGCAAAGAAGATTGAATGCAATGATGATGTGGGTCGTGTAATAGATGTTGTTTATAAAAGTCAACACAGTCATGATCCCCCACATAAGCCTAATTCTACAAGGGAAAGTAAGTTAGTGTCTTCCAGTGAACCTCCTAATGTAGAAAACAAAGTTTCTCAGCAGCTATCTATCAGAGGTCTGAAAAACTCTGATCCGTCTCCTTCAAAAGAACCCTTACAAGATGCACCTCGCACTGCTGACAAGAAAAGACCAAACTCATCTAATCTCAGTGACAATGGTAAAGTTATTTTGAAGGAGGAGCACGTTAATGAGCCAGAGCCAAAAAAAAG AATGAAGAAAGATGACTTAGCAGACTTGGATTCCCCTGTAAAATCTGGAAAGAAATCAAGGTTTGTTGTACATGCAGAAGGGGATGTAGGTATATCAGGTGATGGATACCGATGGCGCAAGTATGGACAGAAAATGGTGAAGGGGAATCCACATCCGAG AAACTACTACAGATGCACTTCTGCTGGGTGTCCTGTCCGAAAACACATTGAGACTGCTGTTGATAACTCGAACGCCGTCATCATAACATACAAGGGTGTACATGACCATGACATGCCTGTGCCAAAGAAACGACGTGGCCCACCCAGTGCTCCTCTTGTGGCTGCTGCAGCTCCGGCATCCATGAACAATTCGCAGTCAAAGAAAAAACCTGATTCTCCTCAAAAACAGAACAAGTCTACTCAATGGTCGGTGGACACTGAAGGAGAACTAAGCGGGGAAGCCATGGATCTTGGAGGTGAAAAGGCAATGGAGTCAGCTCGCACACTTCTGAGCATAGGATTCGAAATTAAGCCATGCTGA
- the LOC107641248 gene encoding probable WRKY transcription factor 32 isoform X3 produces the protein MNCRGALLRRIWMSKLKVRSFHAQETDGPREKETIASEAVQPPPTQIENQPQVSACSTPLSELSPTSVTQSLSSVPSQIVPKQKMPPLKINNVHVPQLDKKIPSGGKHVSCGSVARVSVSDGYSWRKYGQKQVKSPTGSRSYYRCTHSECSAKKIECNDDVGRVIDVVYKSQHSHDPPHKPNSTRESKLVSSSEPPNVENKVSQQLSIRGLKNSDPSPSKEPLQDAPRTADKKRPNSSNLSDNGKVILKEEHVNEPEPKKRMKKDDLADLDSPVKSGKKSRFVVHAEGDVGISGDGYRWRKYGQKMVKGNPHPRNYYRCTSAGCPVRKHIETAVDNSNAVIITYKGVHDHDMPVPKKRRGPPSAPLVAAAAPASMNNSQSKKKPDSPQKQNKSTQWSVDTEGELSGEAMDLGGEKAMESARTLLSIGFEIKPC, from the exons ATG AATTGCAGGGGAGCCCTGCTACGCCGGATATGGATGTCAAAGCTGAAAGTAAG GTCATTTCATGCTCAGGAGACAGATGGACCTCGTGAAAAGGAAACTATTGCAAGTGAAGCAGTACAACCACCTCCAACTCAGATAGAAAATCAGCCACAGGTGTCTGCATGTTCAACTCCATTGTCAGAACTGTCACCAACCTCTGTTACACAATCTTTATCATCTGTTCCTAGTCAAATTGTCCCCAAACAGAAAATGCCACCTTTGAAGATTAATAATGTTCATGTGCCACAATTGGACAAAAAAATTCCTTCTGGTGGCAAACATGTTTCTTGTGGTTCTGTTGCAAGGGTTTCAGTTTCTGATGGTTACAGCTGGCGGAAGTATGGTCAGAAGCAAGTGAAGAGTCCCACAGGGTCTCGAAGCTATTACAGGTGTACTCATTCAGAATGTTCTGCAAAGAAGATTGAATGCAATGATGATGTGGGTCGTGTAATAGATGTTGTTTATAAAAGTCAACACAGTCATGATCCCCCACATAAGCCTAATTCTACAAGGGAAAGTAAGTTAGTGTCTTCCAGTGAACCTCCTAATGTAGAAAACAAAGTTTCTCAGCAGCTATCTATCAGAGGTCTGAAAAACTCTGATCCGTCTCCTTCAAAAGAACCCTTACAAGATGCACCTCGCACTGCTGACAAGAAAAGACCAAACTCATCTAATCTCAGTGACAATGGTAAAGTTATTTTGAAGGAGGAGCACGTTAATGAGCCAGAGCCAAAAAAAAG AATGAAGAAAGATGACTTAGCAGACTTGGATTCCCCTGTAAAATCTGGAAAGAAATCAAGGTTTGTTGTACATGCAGAAGGGGATGTAGGTATATCAGGTGATGGATACCGATGGCGCAAGTATGGACAGAAAATGGTGAAGGGGAATCCACATCCGAG AAACTACTACAGATGCACTTCTGCTGGGTGTCCTGTCCGAAAACACATTGAGACTGCTGTTGATAACTCGAACGCCGTCATCATAACATACAAGGGTGTACATGACCATGACATGCCTGTGCCAAAGAAACGACGTGGCCCACCCAGTGCTCCTCTTGTGGCTGCTGCAGCTCCGGCATCCATGAACAATTCGCAGTCAAAGAAAAAACCTGATTCTCCTCAAAAACAGAACAAGTCTACTCAATGGTCGGTGGACACTGAAGGAGAACTAAGCGGGGAAGCCATGGATCTTGGAGGTGAAAAGGCAATGGAGTCAGCTCGCACACTTCTGAGCATAGGATTCGAAATTAAGCCATGCTGA
- the LOC107641248 gene encoding probable WRKY transcription factor 32 isoform X1 yields MAEQPSSAEAVTEGAPELLPKEKDSEGGEGGNEQGQQGKASEGEERASESPCETESQRAVMKSSDKPLKGSNSGTLAAESLVVNNRSDELQGSPATPDMDVKAESKETDGPREKETIASEAVQPPPTQIENQPQVSACSTPLSELSPTSVTQSLSSVPSQIVPKQKMPPLKINNVHVPQLDKKIPSGGKHVSCGSVARVSVSDGYSWRKYGQKQVKSPTGSRSYYRCTHSECSAKKIECNDDVGRVIDVVYKSQHSHDPPHKPNSTRESKLVSSSEPPNVENKVSQQLSIRGLKNSDPSPSKEPLQDAPRTADKKRPNSSNLSDNGKVILKEEHVNEPEPKKRMKKDDLADLDSPVKSGKKSRFVVHAEGDVGISGDGYRWRKYGQKMVKGNPHPRNYYRCTSAGCPVRKHIETAVDNSNAVIITYKGVHDHDMPVPKKRRGPPSAPLVAAAAPASMNNSQSKKKPDSPQKQNKSTQWSVDTEGELSGEAMDLGGEKAMESARTLLSIGFEIKPC; encoded by the exons ATGGCTGAGCAACCAAGCTCCGCCGAAGCTGTCACGGAGGGAGCGCCGGAGCTTCTCCCGAAAGAGAAGGATTCAGAAGGCGGCGAAGGTGGAAACGAACAAGGACAACAAGGGAAGGCGTCAGAGGGAGAAGAACGAGCTAGCGAATCGCCTTGCGAAACTGAGTCGCAGCGCGCCGTGATGAAGAGTTCTGATAAACCTCTGAAGGGGTCGAATTCAGGAACCCTAGCTGCTGAATCACTTGTTGTGAACAATCGGAGTGATG AATTGCAGGGGAGCCCTGCTACGCCGGATATGGATGTCAAAGCTGAAAGTAAG GAGACAGATGGACCTCGTGAAAAGGAAACTATTGCAAGTGAAGCAGTACAACCACCTCCAACTCAGATAGAAAATCAGCCACAGGTGTCTGCATGTTCAACTCCATTGTCAGAACTGTCACCAACCTCTGTTACACAATCTTTATCATCTGTTCCTAGTCAAATTGTCCCCAAACAGAAAATGCCACCTTTGAAGATTAATAATGTTCATGTGCCACAATTGGACAAAAAAATTCCTTCTGGTGGCAAACATGTTTCTTGTGGTTCTGTTGCAAGGGTTTCAGTTTCTGATGGTTACAGCTGGCGGAAGTATGGTCAGAAGCAAGTGAAGAGTCCCACAGGGTCTCGAAGCTATTACAGGTGTACTCATTCAGAATGTTCTGCAAAGAAGATTGAATGCAATGATGATGTGGGTCGTGTAATAGATGTTGTTTATAAAAGTCAACACAGTCATGATCCCCCACATAAGCCTAATTCTACAAGGGAAAGTAAGTTAGTGTCTTCCAGTGAACCTCCTAATGTAGAAAACAAAGTTTCTCAGCAGCTATCTATCAGAGGTCTGAAAAACTCTGATCCGTCTCCTTCAAAAGAACCCTTACAAGATGCACCTCGCACTGCTGACAAGAAAAGACCAAACTCATCTAATCTCAGTGACAATGGTAAAGTTATTTTGAAGGAGGAGCACGTTAATGAGCCAGAGCCAAAAAAAAG AATGAAGAAAGATGACTTAGCAGACTTGGATTCCCCTGTAAAATCTGGAAAGAAATCAAGGTTTGTTGTACATGCAGAAGGGGATGTAGGTATATCAGGTGATGGATACCGATGGCGCAAGTATGGACAGAAAATGGTGAAGGGGAATCCACATCCGAG AAACTACTACAGATGCACTTCTGCTGGGTGTCCTGTCCGAAAACACATTGAGACTGCTGTTGATAACTCGAACGCCGTCATCATAACATACAAGGGTGTACATGACCATGACATGCCTGTGCCAAAGAAACGACGTGGCCCACCCAGTGCTCCTCTTGTGGCTGCTGCAGCTCCGGCATCCATGAACAATTCGCAGTCAAAGAAAAAACCTGATTCTCCTCAAAAACAGAACAAGTCTACTCAATGGTCGGTGGACACTGAAGGAGAACTAAGCGGGGAAGCCATGGATCTTGGAGGTGAAAAGGCAATGGAGTCAGCTCGCACACTTCTGAGCATAGGATTCGAAATTAAGCCATGCTGA
- the LOC107641256 gene encoding uncharacterized protein LOC107641256, producing the protein MSGAPRLRSMNVADSEARPVLVPAGNKTGSFGSRKPATKPLRKAEKSRSEVASAKEKKPCELSSAVNPSPSPQSHSASVSSVLRRHEQLLHCNLSLNASCSSDASTDSFHSRASTGRLTRSNSLGVPRKRSVSKPRSVASDGVLESAPDGSQSKKRCAWVTHNTEPWYATFHDEEWGVPVHDDKKLFELLVLSSALSELTWPAILSKRHIFREVFADFDPIAVSKLNEKKLMAPGTAATSLLSELKLRATIENARQISKVIEEFGSFDKYIWSFVNHKPIVSRFRYPRQVPVKTPKADVISKDLVRRGFRSVGPTVVYSFMQVVGLTNDHLISCFRFQECIAAAERKEENAIKDDTQQKETDNVMQADLSIAIDALNFSSEGIV; encoded by the exons ATGTCGGGGGCTCCTAGATTGAGGTCTATGAATGTtgctgattcagaggcaaggccTGTGCTTGTACCAGCTGGGAACAAGACAGGGTCTTTTGGTTCAAGGAAACCAGCTACAAAGCCACTGAGGAAGGCTGAGAAATCCAGGAGCGAGGTTGCTTCGGCGAAGGAGAAGAAACCATGTGAATTGTCCTCAGCTGTGAATCCCTCACCTTCTCCTCAGTCACACTCTGCAAGTGTTTCTTCTGTGCTTCGCAGGCATGAGCAATTGCTGCACTGTAATTTGTCTCTGAATGCTTCATGCTCATCTGATGCATCCACAGACTCGTTCCACAGCCGAGCTTCGACTGGGAGATTGACAAGGTCTAATAGCTTGGGAGTTCCAAGGAAACGGTCTGTGTCAAAGCCTAGAAGTGTTGCCTCTGATGGTGTGTTAGAATCTGCCCCTGATGGTTCACAGTCCAAGAAGAGGTGTGCTTGGGTCACTCATAATACCg AACCATGGTATGCTACTTTCCATGACGAAGAATGGGGTGTTCCAGTACACGACGACAA GAAACTATTTGAGCTTCTTGTTCTTTCCAGTGCTCTGTCTGAGCTCACTTGGCCAGCCATTCTGAGCAAAAGGCACATTTTTAG GGAAGTTTTTGCAGACTTTGATCCCATTGCTGTGTCGAAGTTAAACGAGAAGAAGTTGATGGCGCCAGGAACTGCTGCTACCTCCTTACTTTCAGAGCTTAAATTGCGAGCCACAATTGAGAATGCCCGTCAAATATCAAAG GTCATAGAGGAGTTTGGGTCATTCGACAAGTATATTTGGAGTTTTGTGAACCACAAGCCTATAGTTAGCAGGTTCCGGTATCCACGACAGGTTCCTGTTAAGACACCAAAAGCTGATGTTATTAGCAAAGACCTTGTGAGGAGGGGGTTCCGCAGCGTGGGACCTACCGTCGTATACTCCTTCATGCAGGTTGTGGGGTTAACAAATGACCACCTCATCAGTTGCTTTAGATTTCAGGAGTGTATAGCTGCAGCAGAACGCAAAGAAGAGAATGCCATCAAGGATGATACTCAACAAAAGGAGACTGATAATGTGATGCAAGCTGATCTCTCCATTGCCATTGATGCTTTGAATTTCTCCTCAGAAGGAATTGTGTGA